A genomic segment from Aspergillus puulaauensis MK2 DNA, chromosome 1, nearly complete sequence encodes:
- a CDS encoding uncharacterized protein (COG:S;~EggNog:ENOG410PJ2J;~InterPro:IPR001279,IPR036388,IPR036866;~PFAM:PF00753;~SMCOG1170:metallo-beta-lactamase family protein;~antiSMASH:Cluster_1.14), with protein sequence MAQPQHKGGYKQINKTLNICAFEDYLAAQLKHLPCLADVEQLSPRVIRVLGQNAGKFTLQGTNTYIVGTGSQRLIIDTGQGIPQWADILDATLKDHSISLSHVFLSHWHGDHTGGVPDLLRLYPDLTEAIYKNSPGSDQQPIDDGQVFRVEGATIRAVHSPGHSHDHMCFVLEEENAMFTGDNVLGHGTSAVEELGVYMETLQRLKSHHCAIGYPAHGDIITNLPAKIAGELAQKMRREKQVLMTLDRLNKDSRRAGRGKKASVTVKELVVLVHGDGIDEDVRTMALEPFIDEVLRKLAEDGKVAFEMRGGTKRWFGVGVL encoded by the exons ATGGCCCAACCTCAGCATAAAGGCGGGTATAAACAAATTAACAAGACACTCAACATATGCGCCTTCGAGGATTATCTTGCTGCGCAGCTCAAGCACTTGCCTTGCCTTGCGGATGTGGAGCAACTCAGCCCTCGAGTCATTCGGGTCCTAGGACAGAATGCTGGAAAG TTCACTTTGCAAGGGACAAACACATATATTGTCGGCACAGGGTCACAGAGGCTGATTATCGACACCGGCCAAGGGATTCCACAATGGGCAGATATCCTTGATGCTACTCTCAAGGACCATTCCATCTCGCTGTCACACGTCTTCCTCTCTCACTGGCATGGTGACCATACTGGAGGAGTTCCGGATCTCCTGCGACTCTATCCCGATCTCACTGAGGCCATATATAAAAATTCCCCAGGTAGTGATCAGCAACCGATCGATGACGGCCAAGTATTTCGGGTTGAAGGTGCTACTATTCGAGCGGTGCATAGTCCGGGACATTCCCACGACCACATGTGCTTCGTCCTTGAGGAGGAAAATGCTATGTTCACAGGAGATAATGTTCTCGGACATGGCACTAGCGCAGTCGAAGAGCTTGGTGTCTACATGGAGACTCTTCAGAGGCTGAAGTCACACCATTGCGCCATTGGCTACCCCGCCCATGGGGATATTATCACAAACCTCCCAGCGAAGATTGCGGGAGAGTTGGCGCAGAAGATGCGGCGTGAAAAACAGGTTCTCATGACGCTCGACCGACTCAACAAGGATTCCAGGCGAGCAGGCCGAGGTAAGAAGGCCAGCGTCACGgtcaaggagctggtggtTTTAGTGCACGGGGATGGAATCGACGAAGATGTGCGAACGATGGCACTGGAGCCGTTCATTGACGAAGTTCTGCGGAAGCTAGCAGAAGACGGCAAGGTAGCCTTTGAGATGCGAGGGGGAACAAAACGATGGTTTGGAGTGGGAGTGTTATAA
- a CDS encoding uncharacterized protein (COG:S;~EggNog:ENOG410PMWW;~InterPro:IPR000560,IPR029033;~SECRETED:SignalP(1-21);~TransMembrane:1 (n7-17c21/22o451-477i);~antiSMASH:Cluster_1.14) gives MLSPLYIALLGLSLHILPVVAQDQTARVWAVFAYTVNGERIPKVYPRHPKSLTPYGAYQLHEAGSAFRDRYVALDGVDSDTSKRIVSLAPELLNTEDVKVASTPDIAVLASAQAFMQGVYPPLNETFNSSFYGGDLELADGSVVQAPLGGYQYPSIETFGFDDPQSVTIAGQALCSAHGSANLQYLSSKEFWATYADSAAFYAHLYSQAISGEFDMKGANFANATSISEFLDYQVVHNESLLHNLGKEDVDRARWYAGQYVYETNGNTSSSDAVKDGRIRAIAGQGLASNVLNAFESSIKGQGAHGKMTLRFGSSQTAVSFASLLQLDNRQNANFTSLPNQGASFVLELFSLESESYPTFPDPSQLYVRFIFRNGTGADFRSYPLFGYSPSRTVLPYSEFQDNMQSMTLGSIADWCQRCNSSAVFCSGVVPAGKSSVSNPDKKDKGGMHPAVAGVVGAAVTVGVLTLFAVVGFFCCLRTKRVRRNSSFGGFKGNSKVASDSDLTFNNPQWGADIKPPAASARGYERHGSWEMANSPPRIAEHRVGASSLTEDIEEEWQLHNGMKPVKAREHV, from the coding sequence ATGTTGAGCCCCCTCTATATCGCCCTGCTAGGCCTCTCTTTGCACATCTTACCAGTTGTCGCACAGGATCAGACAGCCCGAGTTTGGGCAGTATTTGCATATACTGTCAATGGGGAGAGAATCCCGAAGGTTTACCCACGTCATCCGAAGTCATTGACACCATATGGAGCATACCAACTGCATGAAGCGGGGTCTGCGTTTCGAGACCGATATGTCGCTCTCGACGGGGTTGACAGCGACACCAGTAAAAGGATCGTGAGCCTAGCTCCTGAATTGCTCAACACCGAAGACGTCAAGGTCGCTTCCACGCCCGATATAGCTGTTCTTGCATCCGCTCAGGCATTCATGCAGGGCGTTTATCCACCGCTCAATGAaaccttcaactcctcgTTCTATGGAGGTGACTTGGAATTGGCCGATGGCTCTGTAGTTCAGGCCCCGCTTGGGGGATATCAATATCCTTCCATTGAAACGTTTGGGTTCGACGACCCTCAGTCCGTCACGATCGCCGGTCAAGCGCTCTGCTCTGCACATGGCTCTGCAAACCTTCAATACCTTAGCAGCAAGGAATTCTGGGCAACTTATGCGGACTCAGCAGCATTCTATGCTCACCTCTATTCTCAGGCTATTTCTGGAGAATTTGACATGAAGGGTGCCAACTTCGCAAACGCAACCAGCATCTCTGAGTTTTTGGACTACCAGGTTGTGCATAATGAATCCTTGCTCCATAACCTGGGCAAAGAGGATGTCGACCGTGCACGATGGTATGCAGGCCAATACGTATACGAAACAAATGGAAACACATCATCATCCGATGCTGTTAAAGACGGCAGAATTAGAGCAATTGCAGGGCAAGGCCTGGCATCTAATGTTCTCAACGCTTTTGAGAGCAGTATCAAAGGACAGGGTGCCCACGGGAAAATGACCCTTCGGTTTGGTAGCTCCCAAACAGCAGTATCGTTCGCCTCGCTCTTACAACTCGACAACAGACAGAACGCGAACTTTACTTCCCTACCAAATCAGGGAGCCTCGTTTGTCCTTGAGTTGTTCAGCCTGGAGAGCGAGAGCTACCCTACGTTCCCTGACCCATCACAACTCTACGTTCGGTTCATCTTTCGAAATGGGACCGGTGCCGATTTCAGGTCATATCCGCTCTTTGGGTACAGTCCTAGCAGAACGGTTCTCCCATACAGCGAGTTTCAAGACAATATGCAAAGTATGACACTAGGGTCGATCGCAGATTGGTGTCAACGCTGTAACTCGTCCGCTGTGTTCTGTTCTGGCGTCGTTCCTGCGGGCAAGTCTAGCGTGAGCAACCCTGATAAAAAGGACAAGGGCGGTATGCATCCTGCAGTTGCCGGGGTCGTCGGAGCTGCCGTTACTGTCGGTGTTTTGACCCTCTTCGCTGTTGTTGGATTCTTCTGTTGTCTGCGGACAAAGCGAGTGCGTCGTAATTCGAGTTTTGGAGGCTTCAAAGGGAATAGCAAGGTGGCCAGCGATTCGGATCTCACGTTCAACAATCCACAATGGGGAGCCGACATCAAGCCCCccgcagcatcagccagaGGGTACGAACGACATGGCAGTTGGGAAATGGCCAACAGCCCTCCAAGAATTGCAGAGCACAGAGTTGGGGCATCGTCTCTAACagaagatattgaagaagAGTGGCAGCTGCATAATGGTATGAAGCCAGTCAAAGCACGGGAGCATGTTTGA
- a CDS encoding Zn(II)2Cys6 transcription factor (COG:K;~EggNog:ENOG410PYND;~InterPro:IPR036864,IPR013700,IPR001138;~PFAM:PF08493,PF00172;~TransMembrane:1 (o304-326i);~antiSMASH:Cluster_1.14;~go_component: GO:0005634 - nucleus [Evidence IEA];~go_function: GO:0000981 - DNA-binding transcription factor activity, RNA polymerase II-specific [Evidence IEA];~go_function: GO:0003677 - DNA binding [Evidence IEA];~go_function: GO:0008270 - zinc ion binding [Evidence IEA];~go_process: GO:0006355 - regulation of transcription, DNA-templated [Evidence IEA];~go_process: GO:0045122 - aflatoxin biosynthetic process [Evidence IEA]): MFMMATLSADGISPIQPPPVKLRGSCQTCAQSKLKCSQDKPTCARCAKRGTTCQYLVSKRAGRKQGSRTGSLKTLKTDYQSMSVEENDSRNGLLDASTHLMQYALQQDRSLDACRENYHHQRTPSYPESIPSLLSSAGPATSATTPLTFGHPEFDSFLASPVSLSFLDAPDVDYFSGAQVNFRDLDGIPDPSFFSPSDPIPMLEDNILKSPFVANSPGPGTIQPCSPPLPEISPSGDPPQCFCFARSLSLLRELFPNPSLNCRATSTDDKNCPNHPTIQQVIAQNEQTIQDINQILQCPCSQDGYTLTILALIVFKILAWYGAIALDAPMSDDSQTFTEQVDRAPAVIRGYHLEGEDQGRMAAQLVLSELYPVQSLVNTLYQRLKDQVSQGRLLTGPDIVPVGAHGHESILPLHLLDKLAVDLGTRLRGLSNEIVERLRRGW, from the coding sequence ATGTTCATGATGGCAACCTTAAGCGCCGATGGTATTTCGCCTATCCAACCTCCGCCAGTAAAACTGAGAGGAAGCTGTCAGACATGTGCGCAATCCAAGCTCAAGTGCAGTCAGGACAAACCTACTTGTGCACGGTGTGCCAAAAGAGGTACAACATGCCAGTATCTAGTCAGCAAGCGCGCTGGCCGCAAACAGGGCAGTAGAACAGGCAGCCTCAAGACTCTTAAAACAGACTACCAATCCATGTCTGTCGAGGAAAACGATAGTCGAAATGGGCTCCTGGATGCGTCCACACATTTGATGCAGTACGCTCTTCAACAAGATCGAAGCCTCGATGCGTGTCGGGAAAATTACCATCATCAGCGTACGCCGAGTTATCCAGAGAGTATCCCGAGCCTCCTCTCTTCTGCTGGCCCTGCAACCTCAGCTACAACTCCTCTTACATTTGGACACCCCGAGTTTGACAGCTTTCTTGCTTCACCGGTGTCCTTGTCGTTTCTCGATGCACCCGACGTGGACTATTTTTCCGGAGCCCAGGTCAATTTCAGAGATCTCGATGGAATTCCTGACCCTTCGTTTTTCTCACCCAGTGATCCAATACCGATGCTTGAAGACAACATCCTCAAGTCCCCTTTTGTGGCGAATTCTCCGGGCCCGGGGACTATTCAGCCTTGCTCGCCTCCACTACCGGAGATATCTCCTAGCGGGGATCCACCACAATGCTTTTGTTTTGCTCGTTCACTATCATTGCTCCGTGAGCTCTTCCCAAACCCTTCGCTCAATTGCAGGGCTACAAGCACAGACGACAAGAACTGTCCCAATCACCCGACAATCCAACAAGTTATCGCTCAAAATGAGCAAACCATACAAGATATCAACCAAATTCTGCAGTGTCCATGCTCTCAGGACGGCTATACACTCACTATCCTTgccctcatcgtcttcaagATTCTAGCCTGGTATGGTGCAATAGCGTTGGATGCTCCCATGTCCGACGACAGTCAGACATTTACAGAACAGGTCGACAGAGCACCTGCTGTAATCCGGGGCTACCATCttgaaggcgaagaccagGGCCGCATGGCCGCACAGCTTGTCCTAAGCGAACTGTACCCCGTGCAAAGTCTAGTGAACACACTTTACCAGCGGCTGAAAGATCAAGTGTCGCAGGGCAGGCTGCTCACTGGACCGGACATAGTTCCTGTGGGGGCTCACGGACACGAATCCATCCTACCCTTGCACCTTCTGGACAAGCTAGCTGTGGATCTCGGAACTCGGCTACGGGGATTATCCAATGAGATTGTTGAGCGATTGCGGCGAGGCTGGTGA
- the tpcD gene encoding trypacidin cluster transcriptional coactivator tpcD (COG:S;~EggNog:ENOG410PUZQ;~InterPro:IPR036390;~SMCOG1042:O-methyltransferase;~antiSMASH:Cluster_1.14), giving the protein MSNITDLETYSSDLAAAVKTLVSQSQSLVSSGSQPLLPPDAPSEAHRARQSILTTTTRLQTLLSSPADFLHHLTVQNQLLACLQWLGEFQLLACIPLSGSVPIKDVADLAGVPEAHVSRIVRMTATAGFLQEPQPGQVAHSALSAPFVTKPSYLDAVMFLAGTVAPAALQMPTATQRFGSSLRPNETAYNLAFNNPATFASTCEQRPKLQRQWPAFLRYGTNDIDDRTTDLLARLDHFRRGNISVVEVGACSIDRATILTNLYPSLHITVQIAAPTTGPNSWSSHPPTPCSKHDDLRPLSSSHANKSNTATSSSSSSSSSSSSPNITIQQRTPTTTQPVFDASVYILHLPSPSPTIPLGSLAPRIMSELRAHLDVLRANPAATLILTPRLLPDPAAVNADTEASARLRDLSLLQLANERELDLSELMNMLNGVSDSMGRLVVVNKIKSRESVVVVLEVRYQVYNR; this is encoded by the exons ATGTCCAATATCACTGACCTTGAGACCTACAGCAGCGACCTTGCAGCTGCCGTCAAGACCCTTGTCTCACAGTCCCAGAGTCTCGTCTCCTCCGGCTCTCAACCACTTCTTCCCCCAGACGCTCCCAGCGAAGCCCACCGGGCACGACAATCGATTCTAACGACAACCACCAGACTACAGACTCTACTCTCCAGTCCCGCGgacttcctccatcatctcaCCGTCCAGAACCAGCTGCTCGCATGTCTCCAATGGCTGGGAGAATTCCAACTCCTCGCCTGCATCCCCCTCAGCGGCAGCGTTCCCATCAAAGACGTCGCGGATCTGGCTGGTGTTCCTGAGGCTCATGTATCGCGCATTGTTCGGATGACAGCAACGGCCGGTTTCCTGCAGGAGCCTCAGCCCGGCCAGGTTGCACACAGCGCGCTTTCCGCTCCCTTCGTGACCAAGCCGTCTTACCTCGACGCCGTGATGTTTCTCGCCGGCACAGTTGCTCCAGCCGCTCTACAGATGCCCACTGCAACTCAGCGCTTCGGGTCGTCTCTGCGTCCAAACGAAACAGCCTATAATCTTGCTTTCAACAATCCAGCCACCTTTGCTAGCACTTGTGAGCAGCGTCCCAAGCTCCAGCGGCAATGGCCTGCGTTCCTGCGTTACGGAACGAACGACATCGACGATCGCACAACAGACCTACTAGCTAGACTAGACCATTTCCGCCGAGGCAACATATCAGTCGTCGAA GTAGGCGCCTGCTCAATCGACCGCGCAACAATCCTCACAAACCTTTACCCTTCCCTACACATCACGGTCCAAATTGCAGCCCCAACGACAGGACCTAACAGTTGGTCTTCACACCCCCCAACCCCCTGCTCCAAGCACGACGACCTGCGTCCGCTGAGCTCTAGCCATGCCAACAAAAGTAACACTGCcacaagcagcagcagcagcagctcctcctcctcttcaagcCCCAACATAACAATCCAACAACGAACCCCAACAACCACTCAACCCGTATTCGATGCCTCCGTCTACATCCTACACCttccatccccatcacctACCATCCCACTCGGCTCCCTCGCCCCGCGTATCATGTCTGAGCTCCGCGCACACCTCGACGTCCTCCGCGCCAACCCCGCTGCAACGCTCATCCTAACCCCGCGCCTGCTCCCGGACCCGGCGGCCGTGAACGCGGACACTGAGGCGTCTGCAAGATTACGGGACTTGTCTCTACTGCAGCTGGCTAATGAGCGGGAGCTGGACCTTTCCGAGCTGATGAATATGTTGAATGGTGTGAGTGATAGTATGGGGAGGTTGGTTGTTGTTAACAAGATAAAATCGAGGGAGAGTGTGGTGGTTGTGCTGGAGGTTCGGTATCAGGTATATAATCGGTGA
- a CDS encoding uncharacterized protein (COG:S;~EggNog:ENOG410PMMB;~InterPro:IPR004235,IPR032710;~PFAM:PF02982,PF13577;~antiSMASH:Cluster_1.14;~go_function: GO:0030411 - scytalone dehydratase activity [Evidence IEA];~go_process: GO:0006582 - melanin metabolic process [Evidence IEA]), whose amino-acid sequence MTLRPTFEDITDCETVLFEWAESYDGKDWERLERCIAPSLRIDYRAFVNKLWENMAPTDFVAMVSHPHFLGTPRIQTQHFIGMTKWEKVSENQILGHHQMRVAHQKHADDELKEVTVKGHSHGTGTITYRRIDGVWKFAGIEPHVRWTEFGGEGLFGPPVKEGNTAPGPIDIVS is encoded by the exons ATGACACTTCGCCCTACCTTTGAAG ATATAACAGACTGTGAGACGGTCCTTTTTGAATGGGCAGAGAGTTACGATGGAAAAGACTGGGAACGACTGGAACGATGCATAGCTCCCTCTCTCCGT ATCGACTATAGGGCCTTCGTCAATAAGCTCTGGGAGAATATGGCCCCCACCGATTTTGTCGCCATGGTCTCCCATCCTCACTTTCTGGGCACCCCGCGCATCCAGACACAACATTTCATCGGAATGACGAAGTGGGAGAAGGTTAGCGAAAATCAAATCCTAGGACACCATCAAATGAGAGTCGCCCACCAGAAGCATGCGGACGATGAATTGAAGGAGGTCACCGTAAAAGGACATTCGCATGGTACGGGCACAATAACATACCGGAGAATCGATGGCGTCTGGAAGTTTGCGGGGATTGAACCGCATGTAAGATGGACCGAGTTTGGCGGGGAAGGTCTCTTTGGGCCACCTGTAAAGGAGGGGAATACAGCACCAGGGCCTATCGATATTGTTTCATAG
- a CDS encoding uncharacterized protein (COG:S;~EggNog:ENOG410PIN6;~InterPro:IPR036188,IPR002938;~SMCOG1087:hypothetical protein;~antiSMASH:Cluster_1.14;~go_function: GO:0071949 - FAD binding [Evidence IEA]) — protein sequence MTQFPVNIASDKDEFDPEHWTSTGTSNGNRLPTRHPETGISVLIVGAGMGGLMTALECWRKGHTVVGILERNEGPVYSGDIIVMQPPAVSIIRHWPDMCRDMEEEQVHAAVSYETHGGRHIYGPTVPSFNDPEHLASRKGPFVAPAQVRRKFYRMLLRQVAKIGLRVEYGSPVQSYFEDQGAAKGGVVLENTGAIRLADVVVAADGLKSSSEILIAGEHVPTKSSGLSIYRTAFPKELAMRNEAVRKRWGNSPPVWEYWLGPGMYLGVFVGEDIISFGFTPRDVQGMATESWEPDTDPEDVARAMLRVPDWDPAVLALIRSAPQGAIVHWPLLWRDLRREWTSPAGHVVQVGDSAHSFIPTSGNGGSQALEDAITLATCLQLGGGVRNAPLATKVYNLLRYERVSCAQKMSFVNSQLKTATDWDAIWKDPAKIRTRFPSWIFKHDPEAYAYEKYGQAFAHLISGAEFANTNFPPGHEFRPWTVEEVWRDIEDGKRVEDLLDGDWS from the exons ATGACTCAATTCCCTGTCAACATCGCCAGCGACAAGGACGAGTTTGATCCGGAGCACTGGACAAGCACAGGCACAAGCAATGGCAATCGTCTTCCAACCCGCCACCCCGAAACTGGAATCAGCGTTCTGATTGTCGGTGCTGGTATGGGCGGGCTCATGACTGCTCTCGAATGCTGGAGGAAGGGCCATACGGTCGTGGGAATCCTTGAGCGGAATGAGGGGCCTGTTTATTCTG GAGACATCATTGTCATGCAACCCCCGGCCGTCTCTATCATTCGCCACTGGCCTGACATGTGCCGCGAcatggaagaagagcaggtCCACGCTGCCGTTAGCTACGAGACCCACGGTGGACGGCATATCTACGGTCCTACCGTGCCCTCATTCAACGACCCGGAACACCTCGCAAGTCGGAAAGGCCCATTCGTTGCCCCCGCCCAGGTCCGGCGGAAGTTCTACCGCATGCTACTACGGCAAGTCGCCAAGATAGGTCTACGGGTTGAGTACGGAAGCCCCGTGCAGAGTTACTTTGAGGACCAGGGCGCGGCGAAGGGCGGCGTTGTCCTCGAGAACACCGGCGCGATTCGTCTGGCGGATGTAGTCGTCGCAGCGGATGGGCTGAAATCCTCATCGGAGATTCTCATCGCGGGCGAGCATGTCCCCACCAAGTCCAGCGGGTTGAGCATCTATCGGACTGCGTTCCCCAAAGAACTCGCGATGAGAAACGAGGCCGTGAGGAAGCGCTGGGGCAATTCTCCGCCTGTATGGGAGTACTGGCTTGGACCGGGGATGTACCTCGGCGTATTCGTAGGCGAGGACATCATCTCGTTCGGGTTCACGCCGCGCGACGTTCAGGGCATGGCTACAGAGTCATGGGAGCCAGATACAGATCCGGAAGATGTGGCGAGGGCGATGCTTCGCGTGCCGGACTGGGACCCCGCGGTGTTGGCGCTAATTCGGAGTGCGCCGCAGGGTGCGATCGTGCACTGGCCGCTACTGTGGCGAGATCTTCGGCGCGAGTGGACGTCGCCGGCGGGCCATGTGGTGCAGGTTGGGGATAGTGCGCATAGCTTTATCCCGACATCGGGGAATGGGGGGTCGCAGGCGCTGGAAGACGCCATTACGTTGGCGACATGTTTGCAGTTAGGTGGAGGTGTGAGGAATGCGCCACTCGCGACGAAGGTGTACAACCTGCTGAGGTATGAGCGAGTGAGTTGTGCGCAGAAGATGTCGTTCGTCAATTCGCAGCTCAAGACTGCGACTGACTGGGATGCTATCTGGAAGGATCCAGCTAAGATACGGACACGGTTTCCGAGTTGGATCTTTAAGCATGACCCGGAGGCATATGCTTATGAGAAATATGGGCAAGCATTTGCGCATCTGATTTCTGGGGCGGAGTTTGCCAATACCAATTTCCCTCCTGGGCATGAGTTTAGGCCCTggacggtggaggaggtaTGGCGGGATATcgaggatgggaagaggGTGGAGGATCTTCTTGATGGCGATTGGTCTTGA
- a CDS encoding SDR family oxidoreductase (COG:Q;~EggNog:ENOG410PJKM;~InterPro:IPR002347,IPR036291,IPR020904;~PFAM:PF00106,PF13561,PF08659;~SMCOG1001:short-chain dehydrogenase/reductase SDR;~antiSMASH:Cluster_1.14;~go_function: GO:0016491 - oxidoreductase activity [Evidence IEA];~go_process: GO:0055114 - oxidation-reduction process [Evidence IEA]) translates to MPPVARLCLISSHISPPNLNNELNMAPHIPYRLDGKVALVTGSGRGIGAAMAIELGRCGAKVIVNYANSRDSAEKLVNDIKALGTDAIALKANIRNVPEIVKLMDEAVAHFGGLDIVCSNAGVVSFQHLGDVTEEEFDRVFSLNTRAQFFVAREAYRHLNNGGRVVLMSSNTAKEFSVPRHAVYSGSKGAIESFVRVMAKDCGHKQITVNAVAPGGTVTDMFNDVARHYIPNGEKYSSEELKQMAAHASPLLRNGYPLDIAKVVCFLASSEAEWVNGKIITVDGGAA, encoded by the exons ATGCCTCCAGTAGCTCGTCTCTGCCTCATATCCTCCCATATTAGCCCTCCCAATCTTAACAACGAGCTAAACATGGCACCTCACATCCCCTACCGCCTCGATGGAAAAGTCGCCCTTGTCACCGGCTCTGGCCGTGGAATCGGGGCCGCAATGGCCATCGAACTTGGCAGATGCGGTGCAAAGGTCATAGTTAACTATGCCAACTCACGCGACTCCGCTGAGAAGCTGGTCAATGACATCAAAGCTCTCGGGACCGACGCCATTGCGTTGAAGGCCAATATTCGCAATGTTCCCGAGATTGTGAAGCTGATGGACGAGGCAGTGGCTCATTTTGGAGGATTGGACATTGTTTGCAGCAACGCGGGAGTCGTTAGCTTTCAGCACTTGGGCGATGTCACTGAG GAGGAATTTGATCGTGTCTTCTCACTGAACACCCGCGCCCAATTCTTCGTTGCGAGAGAAGCCTATCGCCATTTGAACAACGGGGGACGGGTTGTCCTCATGTCCTCGAACACAGCCAAGGAGTTCAGCGTTCCTCGGCACGCCGTGTACTCGGGCTCCAAGGGTGCTATTGAGTCCTTTGTCCGGGTTATGGCGAAGGATTGCGGTCATAAACAGATTACCGTCAATGCAGTGGCCCCTGGCGGCACTGTGACGGACATGTTCAATGATGTAGCGCGCCACTACATCCCTAACGGCGAGAAGTACTCTTCTGAGGAGCTCAAGCAGATGGCAGCCCATGCGTCGCCATTGCTGAGGAACGGGTATCCGTTGGATATTGCGAAGGTTGTTTGTTTCCTGGCGAGCAGTGAGGCGGAGTGGGTGAATGGGAAGATTATTACGGTTGACGGAGGTGCTGCATAG